The bacterium region ATGACAGGGGCGCTCAGGATGACACGGGCGCCGGACTAGTTGACTTTCACCTCGATCTTGCGCGGAACGGCCTTGGGCTTTTTCGCGATCGAAACGCGCAGGACGCCCGCGTCCATCTCGGCCGCGATGTTCTCCGCATCCACGGCGTCGCCCAGCGTGAAGCGGCGCGAAAAGACACCGGAATTCGTTTCGCGCAAGCGCCAGGCCTCATTCTCGCCGGCCTCGGGCGCCTTGCGTTCGCCGGAAATCGTCAGCACGCCTCGGTCCACCGCGATGTCGACATCACCCGCGGAAAGGCCCGGAAGCTCGACGAAAAGATCGTAGCCGTTTTGCGTTTCCTTGATGTCCACGTGCGGCGCGAACGTCACGGAGCGGCCGTTGCCGGGCTCGCCGCCGGCGACCTGATCGATCAGGCGATCGAGCTGATAGAGCACGTGTTGCGGGTACCAAATGGACATGACTTTCCTCCCTTTGCGTGTTGCTTATTTTTTCGCCTCCCGCGCGGGAGGCTTTCGTTTCCGGGCAAAACGTAAGCACGCAAAAAGGGGTGTCAACGGGGAATTGCGAATGGCGAATTGGGAATTGGGAATGGCGCCGCAAAACGTCCGGCGAGGTGAAGGACAGCGCAACGGAATTGTCACCCTGAGTGCAGCGGAATTGTCACCCTGAGCGAAGCGAAGGGTCTCGCCCTTTTCTTGCACGCACGGAGATCCTTCGCTGCGCTCAGGATGACAAGCCTCGCCACGGCGCGTTCGTTCGCGATTCGCAATTCGCAATTCCCAATTCCCAATTCCCAATTCCCCATTCGCAATTCGTTCAATCGGGGATCGTTTCTCCGGCGACGAGATCCTCGAGGCGTTCGCGGCGGCGGATGACGTGGAAGCGGTCGCCGTCAACGAGTACCTCCGCGGGGCGCGGGCGGGTGTTGTAGTTGCCGGACATCACAAAGCCATAGGCGCCCGCGCTCATGACCGCGATCAGCCCGGCCGGCTCCATCGGCGGCATGGGCCGATCCTTCGCCAGAAAATCTCCCGTCTCGCAGATCGGGCCGACGACATCCGCGGGCGTCATTTCGCCGGGCGTTTCGCGCACGGGCCAAAGCTCGTGCCAACTGTCGTAGAGCGACGGGCGGATGAGATCGTTCATGCCCGCGTCAACGACGACAAATCGCTTGCCGTGCTGCTCCTTGCGATAGAGCACGCTCGTCACGAGGATGCCGGCGTTGCCGGCGATCGACCGGCCCGGCTCGACGATGAGCGTCATGCCGAGCGCGGCGGCGCGATCGCGCACGAGGCGCGCGTGTTCGCCCGGCGGGGGCGGC contains the following coding sequences:
- a CDS encoding Hsp20/alpha crystallin family protein; translation: MSIWYPQHVLYQLDRLIDQVAGGEPGNGRSVTFAPHVDIKETQNGYDLFVELPGLSAGDVDIAVDRGVLTISGERKAPEAGENEAWRLRETNSGVFSRRFTLGDAVDAENIAAEMDAGVLRVSIAKKPKAVPRKIEVKVN